A genome region from Panthera leo isolate Ple1 chromosome A2, P.leo_Ple1_pat1.1, whole genome shotgun sequence includes the following:
- the LOC122213546 gene encoding hyaluronidase-4-like isoform X3 translates to MYNLWMAWSGVLLPLIKFTHSVLKPVLPPVIKNQPFNMFWAAPTMQCQHFFNVDLNLPLFNIIANPVETQRGSTIAIFYPNELGYYPYFSQDGKPFNGGIPQNMSLSKHLRKTADDIAKVVSWWRSEGLVVIDWESWKPQWDRNWGKRIIYKNHSLAFTRNRHPDWSEMKVKTIAQQEFESAGRSFMNTTLTLALEMRPKCLWGFYLYPDCYNYDYRTNPQIYTGKCPNDEISRNDQLQWRWEKSTALYTSIYLDKILKSSLNALKFVHYRVREAIRIAEMARHDYILPVFIFSRPFYLHSLEALSQEDLVHTIGESAALGAAGIILWGGYEYSDSKSRMVICSDDSNEVQRVWGQTLFEHLLYSSHREGLLNRAKVYPRAIGPLCS, encoded by the exons ATGTATAACCTGTGGATGGCATGGTCGGGAGTGTTGTTGCCCTTGATCAAGTTCACTCATTCAGTCCTCAAACCAGTACTGCCCCCAGTGATCAAGAACCAACCTTTCAACATGTTCTGGGCTGCCCCAACGATGCAGTGTCAACATTTCTTCAACGTGGATTTGAATCTcccattatttaatattatagcAAATCCTGTAGAGACTCAGAGGGGGTCAACAATTGCCATATTTTATCCAAATGAATTAGGGTATTATCCTTATTTCTCTCAAGATGGAAAACCCTTTAATGGAGGGATACCACAGAATATGAGTCTTTCTAAACACCTCAGGAAGACAGCTGATGACATTGCAAAAGTTGTCTCTTGGTGGAGATCGGAAGGTCTTGTTGTCATTGACTGGGAAAGCTGGAAACCCCAATGGGATAGAAATTGGGGCAagagaataatatataaaaaccacTCCTTAGCCTTCACTAGAAACCGCCATCCTGATTggtcagaaatgaaagtgaaaacaattgCCCAACAGGAATTTGAAAGTGCTGGAAGGAGTTTTATGAACACCACTCTCACATTGGCTTTAGAAATGAGACCAAAGTGTTTATGGGGCTTTTATCTCTACCCAGACTGCTACAATTATGATTATAGGACAAACCCACAGATCTACACAGGTAAATGCCCAAATGATGAAATTTCCCGCAATGACCAACTCCAGTGGCGATGGGAAAAAAGTACAGCACTTTATACGTCAATATATTTGGATAAAATATTGAAGTCAAGtttaaatgctttgaaatttGTTCATTATCGAGTTAGGGAAGCCATAAGGATCGCTGAGATGGCTAGACATGactatattttgccagtttttattttttccagaccATTTTATTTGCATAGTCTTGAAGCTTTGTCACAG GAAGATTTAGTACATACAATTGGCGAGAGTGCCGCATTGGGAGCGGCAGGAATAATACTGTGGGGAGGATACGAATACTCTGATTCAAAG aGCCGAATGGTTATTTGCTCAGATGACTCTAATGAAGTTCAAAGAGTATGGGGACAAACACTGTTTGAACACCTACTCTATAGCAGCCACCGTG AAGGCCTGCTTAACCGTGCAAAAGTCTATCCAAGGGCCATTGGGCCATTATGCAGTTAA
- the LOC122213546 gene encoding hyaluronidase-4-like isoform X2 — protein sequence MYNLWMAWSGVLLPLIKFTHSVLKPVLPPVIKNQPFNMFWAAPTMQCQHFFNVDLNLPLFNIIANPVETQRGSTIAIFYPNELGYYPYFSQDGKPFNGGIPQNMSLSKHLRKTADDIAKVVSWWRSEGLVVIDWESWKPQWDRNWGKRIIYKNHSLAFTRNRHPDWSEMKVKTIAQQEFESAGRSFMNTTLTLALEMRPKCLWGFYLYPDCYNYDYRTNPQIYTGKCPNDEISRNDQLQWRWEKSTALYTSIYLDKILKSSLNALKFVHYRVREAIRIAEMARHDYILPVFIFSRPFYLHSLEALSQKACLTVQKSIQGPLGHYAVNVTSAAKFCSQSLCNNNGRCVRKAPESSAYLHMPESSAKKYILNKSFRFVISPADKLKTVKVMKNGFVCHCYYGWHGESCRQHSSDLLREKNKAPMTNFKFSVFLSMTLFIILLNFVTPYCNANFSLKY from the exons ATGTATAACCTGTGGATGGCATGGTCGGGAGTGTTGTTGCCCTTGATCAAGTTCACTCATTCAGTCCTCAAACCAGTACTGCCCCCAGTGATCAAGAACCAACCTTTCAACATGTTCTGGGCTGCCCCAACGATGCAGTGTCAACATTTCTTCAACGTGGATTTGAATCTcccattatttaatattatagcAAATCCTGTAGAGACTCAGAGGGGGTCAACAATTGCCATATTTTATCCAAATGAATTAGGGTATTATCCTTATTTCTCTCAAGATGGAAAACCCTTTAATGGAGGGATACCACAGAATATGAGTCTTTCTAAACACCTCAGGAAGACAGCTGATGACATTGCAAAAGTTGTCTCTTGGTGGAGATCGGAAGGTCTTGTTGTCATTGACTGGGAAAGCTGGAAACCCCAATGGGATAGAAATTGGGGCAagagaataatatataaaaaccacTCCTTAGCCTTCACTAGAAACCGCCATCCTGATTggtcagaaatgaaagtgaaaacaattgCCCAACAGGAATTTGAAAGTGCTGGAAGGAGTTTTATGAACACCACTCTCACATTGGCTTTAGAAATGAGACCAAAGTGTTTATGGGGCTTTTATCTCTACCCAGACTGCTACAATTATGATTATAGGACAAACCCACAGATCTACACAGGTAAATGCCCAAATGATGAAATTTCCCGCAATGACCAACTCCAGTGGCGATGGGAAAAAAGTACAGCACTTTATACGTCAATATATTTGGATAAAATATTGAAGTCAAGtttaaatgctttgaaatttGTTCATTATCGAGTTAGGGAAGCCATAAGGATCGCTGAGATGGCTAGACATGactatattttgccagtttttattttttccagaccATTTTATTTGCATAGTCTTGAAGCTTTGTCACAG AAGGCCTGCTTAACCGTGCAAAAGTCTATCCAAGGGCCATTGGGCCATTATGCAGTTAATGTGACATCTGCAGCCAAATTCTGCAGTCAAAGCCTATGTAACAATAATGGAAGGTGTGTCCGAAAAGCACCTGAGTCCTCCGCCTATCTGCATATGCCTGAAAGCAGCGCTAAGAAATACATCCTAAATAAGAGTTTCAGATTCGTCATTTCTCCAGCCGATAAACTGAAGACAGTAAAGGTCATGAAGAACGGGTTTGTGTGTCACTGTTATTACGGCTGGCATGGGGAATCCTGCCGACAACACTCTTCAGATCTCTTGAGAGAGAAGAATAAGGCTCCTATGACTAACTTTAAATTTTCAGTGTTTCTCAGCATGACCTTATTTATCATTCTGTTGAATTTTGTTACCCCCTATTGCAATGCCAATTTTTCCTTGAAATACTGA
- the LOC122213546 gene encoding hyaluronidase-4-like isoform X1 produces the protein MYNLWMAWSGVLLPLIKFTHSVLKPVLPPVIKNQPFNMFWAAPTMQCQHFFNVDLNLPLFNIIANPVETQRGSTIAIFYPNELGYYPYFSQDGKPFNGGIPQNMSLSKHLRKTADDIAKVVSWWRSEGLVVIDWESWKPQWDRNWGKRIIYKNHSLAFTRNRHPDWSEMKVKTIAQQEFESAGRSFMNTTLTLALEMRPKCLWGFYLYPDCYNYDYRTNPQIYTGKCPNDEISRNDQLQWRWEKSTALYTSIYLDKILKSSLNALKFVHYRVREAIRIAEMARHDYILPVFIFSRPFYLHSLEALSQEDLVHTIGESAALGAAGIILWGGYEYSDSKKACLTVQKSIQGPLGHYAVNVTSAAKFCSQSLCNNNGRCVRKAPESSAYLHMPESSAKKYILNKSFRFVISPADKLKTVKVMKNGFVCHCYYGWHGESCRQHSSDLLREKNKAPMTNFKFSVFLSMTLFIILLNFVTPYCNANFSLKY, from the exons ATGTATAACCTGTGGATGGCATGGTCGGGAGTGTTGTTGCCCTTGATCAAGTTCACTCATTCAGTCCTCAAACCAGTACTGCCCCCAGTGATCAAGAACCAACCTTTCAACATGTTCTGGGCTGCCCCAACGATGCAGTGTCAACATTTCTTCAACGTGGATTTGAATCTcccattatttaatattatagcAAATCCTGTAGAGACTCAGAGGGGGTCAACAATTGCCATATTTTATCCAAATGAATTAGGGTATTATCCTTATTTCTCTCAAGATGGAAAACCCTTTAATGGAGGGATACCACAGAATATGAGTCTTTCTAAACACCTCAGGAAGACAGCTGATGACATTGCAAAAGTTGTCTCTTGGTGGAGATCGGAAGGTCTTGTTGTCATTGACTGGGAAAGCTGGAAACCCCAATGGGATAGAAATTGGGGCAagagaataatatataaaaaccacTCCTTAGCCTTCACTAGAAACCGCCATCCTGATTggtcagaaatgaaagtgaaaacaattgCCCAACAGGAATTTGAAAGTGCTGGAAGGAGTTTTATGAACACCACTCTCACATTGGCTTTAGAAATGAGACCAAAGTGTTTATGGGGCTTTTATCTCTACCCAGACTGCTACAATTATGATTATAGGACAAACCCACAGATCTACACAGGTAAATGCCCAAATGATGAAATTTCCCGCAATGACCAACTCCAGTGGCGATGGGAAAAAAGTACAGCACTTTATACGTCAATATATTTGGATAAAATATTGAAGTCAAGtttaaatgctttgaaatttGTTCATTATCGAGTTAGGGAAGCCATAAGGATCGCTGAGATGGCTAGACATGactatattttgccagtttttattttttccagaccATTTTATTTGCATAGTCTTGAAGCTTTGTCACAG GAAGATTTAGTACATACAATTGGCGAGAGTGCCGCATTGGGAGCGGCAGGAATAATACTGTGGGGAGGATACGAATACTCTGATTCAAAG AAGGCCTGCTTAACCGTGCAAAAGTCTATCCAAGGGCCATTGGGCCATTATGCAGTTAATGTGACATCTGCAGCCAAATTCTGCAGTCAAAGCCTATGTAACAATAATGGAAGGTGTGTCCGAAAAGCACCTGAGTCCTCCGCCTATCTGCATATGCCTGAAAGCAGCGCTAAGAAATACATCCTAAATAAGAGTTTCAGATTCGTCATTTCTCCAGCCGATAAACTGAAGACAGTAAAGGTCATGAAGAACGGGTTTGTGTGTCACTGTTATTACGGCTGGCATGGGGAATCCTGCCGACAACACTCTTCAGATCTCTTGAGAGAGAAGAATAAGGCTCCTATGACTAACTTTAAATTTTCAGTGTTTCTCAGCATGACCTTATTTATCATTCTGTTGAATTTTGTTACCCCCTATTGCAATGCCAATTTTTCCTTGAAATACTGA